A region of Centropristis striata isolate RG_2023a ecotype Rhode Island chromosome 17, C.striata_1.0, whole genome shotgun sequence DNA encodes the following proteins:
- the LOC131989101 gene encoding uncharacterized protein LOC131989101, whose amino-acid sequence MSLRDRSSRLSLRLEELKSNVHKQMEELYRTEVHIDMQLRACSGSCRSAFPFAVDHLGFETLHADLQQMDRRRKSAPPPEDVPHVTLQPVDISPPPPPEYRTIPTVRRELLTQFEDIGQNRVVLEELLD is encoded by the exons ATGTCTCTAAGAGATCGCTCGTCCCGGCTGTCGCTGCGACTCGAAGAGCTGAAGAGCAACGTCCATAAACAGATGGAGGAGCTGTACCGGACAGAG gTGCACATCGACATGCAGCTGCGAGCCTGCTCCGGCTCCTGTCGCTCCGCGTTTCCGTTCGCGGTCGATCATCTCGGCTTCGAGACGCTTCACGCCGACCTGCAGCAGATGGACCGGAGGAGGAAGTCGGCCCCGCCTCCGGAGGACGTCCCACATGTCACCCTGCAGCCGGTAGACATCAGCCCGCCACCGCCACCAGAGTACCGGACCATCCCGACGGTCCGGAGAGAACTGTTGACCCAGTTTGAGGACATCGGGCAGAACCGGGTGGttctggaggagctgctggacTGA
- the fgb gene encoding fibrinogen beta chain encodes MKTLLLLLLLCVSAVWPQGVLEYDDYGNTDANPAPAATAASDGVDARGHRPSTRGRDRYSHNTYAPPPISGGSRYRGRPTAAPVGGRQVQEKVVHPEDGGCTHAAEEMGILCPNGCELKTTLLKQERNVRTSINELKPQINDLSRNTNNVYNYVHSMSNSLRERQRVVNGNSHVVSQYTDRVEEQHAYIKETVDTVFPSSIRVLQGVLDKIRLKIQKLEKAIQAQTEECKEPCKTKCPIPVVSGKECEDIFRRGGKDSQMYMIQPDAFYPPYKVYCDQTTQNGGWLLIQNRLDGSVDFGRRWDEYRRGFGNIAFDVGKGHCESPGEYWLGNDRISTLTKMGPTEILIDMEDWTGAKVQAQYRQFTVQSETSNYVLAVDGYSGNAGNGFLEGALELFGENRTMTIHNGMMFSTYDRDNDNWTPGDPSKQCAREDGGGWWYNRCHSANPNGRYYMGGAYTSHMAKHGTDDGMVWMNWKGSWYSLKAISMKIRPFFAPS; translated from the exons ATGaagacgctgctgctgctgctgctgctgtgtgtgagcGCCGTCTGGCCTCAGGGCGTCCTGGAGTACGACGACTACGGCAACACG GATGCCAATCCTGCACCTGCTGCAACA GCCGCCTCTGATGGCGTTGACGCTCGGGGTCACCGTCCATCGACCCGGGGCCGGGACCGCTACAGCCACAACACCTACGCCCCGCCCCCCATCAGCGGCGGCTCCCG GTATCGCGGCCGTCCCACCGCGGCTCCGGTCGGAGGTCGGCAGGTGCAGGAGAAGGTTGTTCATCCGGAGGACGGAGGCTGCACGCACGCTGCAGAGGAGATG GGTATTCTGTGTCCCAACGGCTGCGAGCTGAAGACCACGCTGCTGAAGCAGGAGAGGAACGTCAGGACG AGCATCAACGAACTCAAACCTCAGATCAACGATTTGTCCCGAAACACCAACAACGTCTACAACTACGTCCACAGCATGTCCAACTCtctgagggagagacagagggtcGTCAACG GCAACAGCCATGTGGTCAGTCAGTACACGGACCGAGTGGAGGAACAACACGCCTACATCAAGGAGACGGTGGACACCGTCTTCCCGTCCAGCATCAGAGTTCTGCAG GGGGTCCTGGACAAGATCCGGCTGAAGATCCAGAAGCTGGAGAAGGCCATCCAGGCCCAGACAGAGGAGTGCAAAGAACCCTGCAAGACCAAGTGTCCCATCCCAGTGGTGTCCG gTAAGGAGTGTGAGGACATCTTCCGCCGTGGAGGAAAAGACTCCCAGATGTACATGATCCAGCCCGACGCCTTCTACCCGCCTTACAAGGTCTACTGTGATCAGACCACCCAGAACGGAG GATGGCTTCTGATCCAGAACAGGCTGGACGGCAGCGTTGACTTCGGACGGCGCTGGGACGAATATCGACGCGGTTTTGGCAACATCGCTTTTGATGTCGGCAAGGGTCACTGTGAGTCTCCCG GTGAATACTGGCTGGGCAATGACCGTATTAGTACGCTGACCAAGATGGGCCCCACTGAGATCCTTATTGACATGGAGGACTGGACAGGAGCCAAG GTCCAGGCCCAGTACCGCCAGTTCACCGTCCAATCAGAGACGTCCAACTACGTGCTGGCGGTCGACGGTTACTCTGGTAACGCCGGCAACGGTTTCCTGGAGGGAGCACTGGAACTGTTTGGTGAAAACCGCACGATGACCATTCACAACGGCATGATGTTCAGCACCTACGACAGAGACAACGACAACTG GACCCCCGGTGATCCCTCCAAACAGTGCGCCAGGGAGGACGGTGGCGGCTGGTGGTACAACCGCTGCCACTCGGCCAATCCCAACGGCCGATACTACATGGGCGGAGCCTACACCAGTCACATGGCCAAGCACGGCACGGACGACGGCATGGTGTGGATGAACTGGAAGGGCAGCTGGTATTCTCTCAAGGCCATCAGCATGAAGATCAGGCCATTCTTTGCCCCGAGCTAG